One part of the Actinomyces howellii genome encodes these proteins:
- a CDS encoding segregation and condensation protein A, with the protein MVLVQDVDLGERTDDGPRRVPGFSVSLPQFEGPFDLLLALIARRRLDVTELALAEVTDEFIAHMRADWDLEHASEFVVVASTLLALKAHRLLPHDPQEEDEDMELLEARDLLFARLLQYRAYKQAAAALAARAGWAARCHPRAVAPPPELAALLPRLVATIGPTDLARLAVGALTRPGDPGVQTVHLHERVPVGEQVALLVERLRRHGVLSFTELTADAGRTAVVVARFLALLLLHRQGSVDLAQEEAMGEIQVTWCAGQDEAAALSGLEIAEEFA; encoded by the coding sequence ATGGTCCTGGTCCAGGACGTCGACCTCGGGGAGCGCACCGACGACGGCCCTCGGCGCGTGCCCGGCTTCTCGGTGAGCCTGCCCCAGTTCGAGGGCCCTTTCGACCTGCTCCTCGCCCTCATCGCCCGCAGGCGCCTCGACGTCACCGAGCTCGCCCTGGCGGAGGTCACCGATGAGTTCATCGCCCACATGCGAGCCGACTGGGACCTCGAGCACGCCAGCGAGTTCGTCGTCGTCGCCTCCACCCTCCTGGCCCTCAAGGCCCACCGGCTCCTGCCGCACGACCCCCAGGAGGAGGACGAGGACATGGAGCTGCTCGAGGCGCGCGACCTGCTCTTCGCCCGCCTCCTGCAGTACCGGGCCTACAAGCAGGCGGCGGCGGCGCTGGCCGCGAGGGCCGGGTGGGCCGCGCGCTGCCACCCGCGCGCGGTGGCGCCCCCGCCCGAGCTCGCCGCCCTCCTGCCCCGGCTCGTGGCCACCATCGGGCCCACGGACCTGGCGCGGCTGGCGGTCGGCGCCCTCACCCGGCCGGGGGACCCCGGCGTCCAGACCGTCCACCTCCACGAGCGGGTTCCCGTCGGTGAGCAGGTCGCCCTCCTGGTCGAGCGGCTGCGCCGCCACGGTGTCCTCAGCTTCACCGAGCTGACCGCCGACGCCGGGCGCACGGCCGTCGTCGTGGCCCGCTTCCTGGCTCTGCTCCTCCTGCACCGCCAGGGCAGCGTCGACCTCGCCCAGGAGGAGGCCATGGGGGAGATCCAGGTGACCTGGTGCGCGGGCCAGGACGAGGCCGCGGCGCTGAGCGGGCTCGAGATCGCCGAGGAGTTCGCATGA
- the gap gene encoding type I glyceraldehyde-3-phosphate dehydrogenase, with protein sequence MTTRVGINGFGRIGRNFFRAALEQGADIEVVAVNDLTDNKTLAHLLKYDSILGRFEGEVTYDEDGIVVNGKHIKVLAQRNPADLPWGDLGADVVVESTGFFTDGEKAKAHIDGGAKKVVISAPAKNVDGTFVMGVNEGDYDGATMTIVSNASCTTNCLAPLAKVLHENFGIVRGIMTTIHSYTGDQRVLDAPHGDLRRARAAALNMIPTKTGAAQAVALVLPELKGKFDGLAVRVPTPTGSLTDLTFQAEKEVSVDAVKAAVKAAAEGELKGILAYTEDPIVSTDIVGDPHSSIFDANETKVIGDLVKVLSWYDNEWGYSNRLVELTAYIGERL encoded by the coding sequence GTGACCACCCGCGTTGGTATCAACGGCTTCGGTCGTATCGGCCGCAACTTCTTCCGCGCCGCCCTCGAGCAGGGTGCGGACATCGAGGTCGTGGCCGTCAACGACCTGACGGACAACAAGACCCTCGCCCACCTGCTCAAGTACGACTCCATCCTCGGCCGCTTCGAGGGCGAGGTCACCTACGACGAGGACGGCATCGTCGTCAACGGCAAGCACATCAAGGTGCTCGCGCAGCGCAACCCCGCCGACCTGCCCTGGGGCGACCTGGGTGCCGACGTCGTGGTGGAGTCCACCGGTTTCTTCACCGACGGCGAGAAGGCCAAGGCCCACATCGACGGCGGCGCCAAGAAGGTCGTCATCTCCGCCCCGGCCAAGAACGTCGACGGCACCTTCGTCATGGGTGTCAACGAGGGCGACTACGACGGCGCCACGATGACCATCGTGTCCAACGCCTCGTGCACGACCAACTGCCTCGCCCCGCTGGCCAAGGTCCTCCACGAGAACTTCGGCATCGTGCGCGGCATCATGACGACGATCCACTCCTACACCGGTGACCAGCGCGTCCTGGACGCCCCCCACGGCGACCTGCGCCGCGCCCGGGCGGCCGCGCTCAACATGATCCCGACCAAGACCGGTGCCGCCCAGGCCGTGGCCCTCGTCCTGCCCGAGCTCAAGGGCAAGTTCGACGGCCTGGCCGTGCGTGTCCCCACCCCGACCGGCTCGCTGACCGACCTGACCTTCCAGGCCGAGAAGGAGGTCTCGGTCGACGCGGTCAAGGCTGCCGTCAAGGCCGCCGCCGAGGGCGAGCTCAAGGGCATCCTGGCCTACACCGAGGACCCGATCGTCTCGACCGACATCGTGGGCGACCCGCACTCCTCGATCTTCGACGCCAACGAGACCAAGGTCATCGGGGACCTCGTCAAGGTCCTGTCCTGGTACGACAACGAGTGGGGCTACTCCAACCGCCTCGTCGAGCTGACCGCCTACATCGGCGAGCGCCTCTGA
- a CDS encoding ParA family protein, producing MNDSNQPGMIDLPDIVVEEKVFPEPAPLESHGPARVISMCNQKGGVGKTTTTINLGAALAEYGRKVLIVDFDPQGAASAGLGINANELDTTIYDLLVASRPDVRSVILPTGVPDLDIVPANIDLSAAEVQLVNEVAREQALTRVLRPVLDDYDVVLVDCQPSLGLLTINALTASHGVIIPLETEFFALRGVALLVETVDRVRDRLNPRLQIDGILATMVDQRTLHSREVLERLEDAFADQLFDTRIRRTIKFPDASVASEPITSYAPGHAGAEAYRRLAREIIARGDVA from the coding sequence GTGAACGACTCCAACCAGCCAGGCATGATCGACCTCCCCGACATCGTCGTCGAGGAGAAGGTGTTCCCTGAACCCGCGCCGCTGGAGTCCCATGGACCGGCTCGCGTCATCTCCATGTGCAACCAGAAGGGCGGCGTCGGCAAGACGACGACGACCATCAACCTGGGCGCCGCACTGGCCGAGTACGGGCGCAAGGTGCTCATCGTCGACTTCGACCCCCAGGGCGCAGCCAGCGCCGGGCTGGGGATCAACGCCAACGAGCTCGACACGACGATCTACGACCTGCTCGTGGCCTCGCGCCCCGACGTCCGCTCGGTCATCCTGCCCACCGGCGTGCCCGACCTCGACATCGTGCCGGCCAACATCGACCTGTCGGCCGCCGAGGTCCAGCTCGTCAACGAGGTCGCCCGCGAGCAGGCCCTCACCCGTGTGCTGCGCCCGGTGCTCGACGACTACGACGTCGTCCTCGTCGACTGCCAGCCCTCACTCGGCCTGCTCACCATCAACGCGCTCACCGCCTCCCACGGGGTCATCATCCCCCTGGAGACCGAGTTCTTCGCCCTACGGGGGGTGGCGCTGCTCGTTGAGACGGTCGACCGGGTACGCGACCGCCTCAACCCCCGTCTCCAGATCGACGGGATCCTGGCCACGATGGTCGACCAGCGCACCCTGCACTCCCGGGAGGTGCTCGAGCGGCTCGAGGACGCCTTCGCCGACCAGCTCTTCGACACCCGCATCCGGCGCACGATCAAGTTCCCCGACGCCTCAGTGGCCAGCGAGCCGATCACCTCCTACGCCCCCGGGCACGCCGGCGCCGAGGCCTACCGGCGCCTGGCACGGGAGATCATCGCCCGCGGTGACGTCGCCTGA
- a CDS encoding phosphoglycerate kinase, with translation MKTIESLGDLKGKRVLVRSDFNVPLDADKNITDDGRIQAALPTLRTLLDAGAKVVVVAHLGRPKGEVNPDYSLAPVATRLAEVAGVSVTLAEDTVGESAKAAVAAMGEGEIVLLENVRFNAAETSKDDAEREAFAAELAALADVFVSDGFGVVHRKQASVYDVAKILPSAAGLLVLKEIESLGRAITDPERPYTVVLGGSKVSDKLGVIANLLSKADRLIVGGGMAYTFLVAQGHEVGTSLLEADQVETVKGYIATAKDNGVELLLPVDTVVAPYFGADAPATVVASSAIPADQMGLDIGPQTRTIFADAIADSKTVVWNGPVGVFEFEAFAEGTKAVAKAISESDAFSVIGGGDSAAAVRTLGFDESTFSHISTGGGASLELLEGKVLPGIAVLEG, from the coding sequence ATGAAGACCATCGAGTCCCTGGGCGACCTCAAGGGCAAGCGCGTCCTGGTCCGCTCCGACTTCAACGTCCCGCTGGACGCCGACAAGAACATCACCGACGACGGCCGCATCCAGGCGGCTCTGCCCACCCTGCGCACCCTGCTCGACGCGGGAGCCAAGGTCGTCGTCGTCGCCCACCTGGGCCGCCCCAAGGGCGAGGTCAACCCCGACTACTCCCTGGCCCCCGTGGCCACCCGACTGGCCGAGGTCGCCGGCGTGAGCGTGACGCTGGCCGAGGACACCGTCGGTGAGTCCGCCAAGGCGGCCGTCGCCGCCATGGGCGAGGGCGAGATCGTCCTGCTCGAGAACGTGCGCTTCAACGCCGCTGAGACCTCCAAGGACGACGCCGAGCGCGAGGCCTTCGCCGCCGAGCTCGCCGCCCTGGCCGACGTCTTCGTCTCCGACGGCTTCGGCGTGGTCCACCGCAAGCAGGCCTCGGTCTACGACGTCGCGAAGATCCTGCCCTCGGCAGCCGGCCTGCTCGTGCTCAAGGAGATCGAGTCCCTGGGACGGGCCATCACCGACCCCGAGCGCCCCTACACCGTCGTGCTGGGCGGTTCGAAGGTCTCCGACAAGCTCGGCGTCATCGCCAACCTCCTGTCCAAGGCCGACCGCCTCATCGTCGGCGGCGGCATGGCCTACACCTTCCTCGTCGCCCAGGGCCACGAGGTGGGCACCTCCCTGCTCGAGGCCGACCAGGTCGAGACGGTCAAGGGCTACATCGCCACCGCCAAGGACAACGGCGTCGAGCTCCTTCTTCCCGTCGACACCGTCGTCGCCCCCTACTTCGGTGCCGACGCCCCGGCGACCGTCGTCGCCTCCTCGGCCATCCCGGCCGACCAGATGGGCCTGGACATCGGTCCGCAGACCCGCACGATCTTCGCCGACGCGATCGCCGACTCCAAGACGGTCGTGTGGAACGGCCCCGTGGGCGTCTTCGAGTTCGAGGCCTTCGCCGAGGGCACCAAGGCCGTGGCCAAGGCGATCTCCGAGTCCGACGCGTTCTCCGTCATCGGCGGCGGCGACTCCGCCGCGGCCGTGCGCACCCTGGGCTTCGACGAGTCCACGTTCTCCCACATCTCCACCGGTGGCGGCGCCTCCCTCGAGCTCCTCGAGGGCAAGGTCCTGCCCGGCATCGCTGTCCTGGAAGGCTGA
- the xerD gene encoding site-specific tyrosine recombinase XerD, translating to MRGYLAHLRVERGLSPNTLAAYERDLSRYLAFLATRGIIDPAGVGEGDVAAFLEALRTGADGGRALAPASASRTVTAVRGWHRFLHDEGTTAFDPSAAVRPPQVGRRLPKALTIEEVSRLLESVGHEDTPEALRDRALLEVLYATGARISEAVSLIVDDLDPQAGCLRLFGKGRKERIVPVGQHAWRALEAYLVRGRPALASKGQGAAEIFLNTRGRPLSRQSAWTVLQRSAARAGLGDPSEQRRVSPHTLRHSFATHLLAGGADVRVVQEMLGHASVTTTQIYTRVTVDHLREVYATSHPRARG from the coding sequence CTGCGCGGCTACCTCGCCCACCTGCGGGTCGAGCGGGGGCTGAGCCCGAACACGCTCGCCGCCTACGAGCGCGACCTGAGCCGCTACCTCGCCTTCCTCGCCACCCGCGGGATCATCGACCCGGCGGGGGTGGGGGAGGGGGACGTCGCCGCCTTCCTCGAGGCCCTGCGCACAGGAGCCGACGGCGGCCGCGCCCTGGCCCCGGCCTCGGCCTCGCGCACGGTGACCGCGGTGCGCGGCTGGCACCGCTTCCTCCACGACGAGGGGACGACCGCCTTCGACCCCTCGGCGGCGGTGCGCCCGCCCCAGGTGGGGCGCCGCCTGCCCAAGGCCCTGACGATCGAGGAGGTGAGCAGGCTCCTGGAGTCGGTCGGCCACGAGGACACCCCCGAGGCGCTGCGCGACCGCGCCCTGCTCGAGGTGCTCTACGCGACCGGGGCGCGCATCTCCGAGGCCGTCTCCCTCATCGTCGACGACCTCGACCCGCAGGCGGGCTGCCTGCGGCTGTTCGGCAAGGGCCGCAAGGAGAGGATCGTCCCGGTGGGGCAGCACGCCTGGCGGGCCCTCGAGGCCTACCTCGTGCGCGGCCGTCCCGCGCTGGCCTCCAAGGGCCAGGGTGCCGCCGAGATCTTCCTCAACACCCGTGGCCGGCCCCTGTCGCGCCAGTCGGCCTGGACGGTGCTCCAGCGCTCGGCCGCCCGCGCGGGCCTGGGCGACCCCTCCGAGCAGCGACGGGTCTCGCCCCACACCCTGCGTCACTCCTTCGCCACCCACCTGCTCGCGGGTGGGGCTGACGTCCGTGTCGTCCAGGAGATGCTCGGGCACGCCTCGGTCACGACGACCCAGATCTACACGCGGGTCACCGTCGACCACCTGCGGGAGGTCTACGCCACGAGCCACCCGCGTGCCCGAGGGTGA
- the tpiA gene encoding triose-phosphate isomerase, with product MTNRIPLMAGNWKMNLDHLEANHLVQGLALALGDAGHDYAKCEVVVIPPFTDIRTVQTIVDADELGIKYGAQDVSVHDNGAYTGEISTAMLTKLGVSYVVMGHSERREYHGESDALVGAKARKVLDAGMTPILCCGEALEVRKAGTHVEFVLAQVRAALEGWSGQDVAKIVIAYEPIWAIGTGETATAEDAQEVCGAIREALRADYGDATAEAVRVLYGGSAKPDNIKELMAQPDVDGALIGGASLKAESFAAMAGFYA from the coding sequence ATGACGAACCGCATCCCGCTCATGGCGGGCAACTGGAAGATGAACCTCGACCACCTCGAGGCCAACCACCTCGTCCAGGGCCTGGCCCTGGCCCTGGGCGACGCCGGCCACGACTACGCCAAGTGCGAGGTCGTCGTCATCCCGCCCTTCACCGACATCCGCACCGTCCAGACGATCGTCGACGCCGACGAGCTGGGCATCAAGTACGGCGCCCAGGACGTCTCGGTCCACGACAACGGCGCCTACACCGGTGAGATCTCCACCGCGATGCTCACCAAGCTCGGCGTGTCCTACGTCGTCATGGGCCACTCCGAGCGCCGGGAGTACCACGGCGAGTCCGACGCCCTCGTGGGCGCCAAGGCCCGCAAGGTCCTCGACGCGGGCATGACCCCGATCCTGTGCTGCGGCGAGGCCCTCGAGGTCCGCAAGGCCGGCACGCACGTCGAGTTCGTCCTCGCCCAGGTCCGCGCCGCCCTCGAGGGCTGGAGCGGCCAGGACGTGGCCAAGATCGTCATCGCCTACGAGCCGATCTGGGCCATCGGGACCGGCGAGACGGCCACCGCCGAGGACGCCCAGGAGGTCTGCGGGGCCATCCGCGAGGCCCTGCGCGCCGACTACGGCGACGCCACCGCCGAGGCGGTCAGGGTGCTGTACGGCGGCTCGGCCAAGCCCGACAACATCAAGGAGCTCATGGCCCAGCCCGACGTCGACGGGGCCCTCATCGGCGGAGCCTCCCTCAAGGCGGAGTCCTTCGCCGCGATGGCGGGCTTCTACGCCTGA
- the secG gene encoding preprotein translocase subunit SecG → MDVLRIILQVLLVLTSFFLIMSVLLHKGKGGGLSDMFGGGISSSAGTSGVAERNLDRITVGVGLVWTATIIGLGLLAKFV, encoded by the coding sequence GTGGACGTGCTGCGCATCATCCTCCAGGTGCTCCTGGTCCTCACGAGCTTCTTCCTCATCATGTCGGTGCTTCTGCACAAGGGGAAGGGAGGCGGCCTGTCGGACATGTTCGGCGGCGGCATCTCCTCGTCCGCCGGCACCTCCGGGGTCGCGGAGCGCAACCTCGACCGGATCACGGTGGGCGTCGGCCTCGTGTGGACCGCCACCATCATCGGGCTCGGGCTTCTTGCCAAGTTCGTCTGA